In one window of Mercurialis annua linkage group LG4, ddMerAnnu1.2, whole genome shotgun sequence DNA:
- the LOC126676843 gene encoding ubiquitin-conjugating enzyme E2 28-like has translation MASKRILKELKDLQKDPPTSCSAGPVAEDMFHWQATIMGPPDSPYAGGVFLVTIHFPPDYPFKPPKVAFRTKVFHPNINSNGSICLDILKEQWSPALTISKVLLSICSLLTDPNPDDPLVPEIAHMYKTDRSKYEATARSWTQKYAMG, from the exons ATGGCTTCCAAACGGATCTTGAAGGAGCTCAAGGATCTCCAGAAAGATCCTCCTACCTCTTGCAGCGCAG GCCCTGTTGCTGAAGACATGTTTCATTGGCAAGCGACAATAATGGGTCCTCCTGATAGTCCGTATGCTGGAGGAGTATTTCTAGTCACCATTCATTTTCCTCCAGACTATCCATTTAAGCCTCCTAAG GTTGCATTCAGGACAAAAGTCTTTCACCCCAATATCAATAGCAATGGTAGCATTTGCCTTGATATCTTGAAGGAGCAGTGGAGCCCTGCCCTAACCATATCCAAG GTCCTGCTTTCAATATGTTCATTGTTGACAGACCCAAACCCGGATGATCCTTTGGTACCAGAAATTGCACACATGTACAAGACGGATAGGAGCAAATACGAGGCAACAGCGAGGAGCTGGACCCAGAAGTATGCTATGGGTTAA